The Anastrepha obliqua isolate idAnaObli1 chromosome 5, idAnaObli1_1.0, whole genome shotgun sequence DNA window AACATAAATTAGAAATGCCGCGCATACTTGGCTAATTTTCGAAAACATAAAACATTCTCAAAAATGCGTTAGATATATTAGGCCGAcaaaaaagagataaaaattaagtaaaaataaaattaaattaaaaaaaaataaagaggaAATACATCTGCGTGTGAAGCGTCGCTAAAGTGGCTGTGTCAATCGAATTGCGTGGCAAAATgtacaagaattaaaaaaaaaaaaaaaaaaatggaaaatgcgagtgcatgtaaaataaaataataagcgtgtgaaaataaatgagttttattaaattttagtgtttccaaagaaattttaacacttttttaccCTTTTGCCCAAGTCGGGAAAATTATTAATGAGGAAATAACCAAACTGTCAGTACTACGTCATCAAATTCGTGTTTTCTGTTTTGTCTTATGTGACagcttatttagtttttttttactcttttgtgattttttccGCGCGAgtttttttgtgcaaaagtgctttgaaatgttaaaatttcacattaatATCTGCATGAAAATATCCAGTGAAATCTCTGGAgcgcaaaaaacaaataaaaaaatttaaatgaaagaaaaaaaatttaccacaaatttttagaacgaaagaataaaaaaaaattaataatatacaaaTCTGTTCACAAATTTCtggagcgaaaaataaaaataattttaaaaaattaaataaaataaaaaatttaccacAAATTTCTGAAgcgaaaaaatagaaataaaataaaaaactttaaataaataaaaagttgtctacaaatttctaaagcgaaaaaacaaaaataaaataaaaaattgactcaaatttctggaacaaaaaaaaaataataaaaaaaaactataaataaaataaaagatttacCATAAATTTCTGGagcgaataaataaaaataaaataaaaaactttaaataaaaaacaaatttctggagcgaaaaaataaaaataatttcaaaaaactatataaaataaaaaattttccacaaatttctgaagcgaaaaaataaaataaaaaactttaaataaataaaaagttgacCACAAATTTCTaaagcgaaaaaacaaaaataaaataaaaaatttactcaaatttctggaacaaaaaaaaactttaaataaaataaaaaaaatagttttaaaaaattaaataaaataaaaaatttaccacaaatttctgaaacgcaaaaataaaaataaaataaaaaactttaaataaataaaaagttgacCACacatttctggaacaaaaagataaaaataaaataaaaaaactttaagtaaaatacaaaaattaacataaatttctggagcgaaaaaataaaaatagtttatttaccACAAATTTCTGaagcgcaaaaataaaaataaaataaaaaactttaaataaataaaaagtttaccacaaatttctaaaacgaaaaaacaaaaaataaataaaaattagacccaaatttctggaacaaaaaataaaaataaaataaaaaaattagaataaaataaaagatttacCATAAATTTCTagagcgaaaaaataaaaataaaataatttaaacgaaatacaataaaaaaatggccaCTAATTTAtggagcgaaaaaaaaaataaaaaaaagtgatcaCAAATTTCTGGAGCGATaaaagaaacataaaataaaaaattttaaataaaataaaaaatttaccacaaaattctggagcaaaaaaaaaatgaaaaaaaaataaaaataaaaatttaccacaAATTCAGCACCGCATTTTAAGCAATAGAGATAAACTCCTCAAGGTACTGGCCCAATGCAGGCTTGTTTCGctttactttactttgaaaGCTTCtacaagcaaattttacatggcccaccctatacattcCACCTTGATCAGAAAGCTCTcggaatatatttataatcagaaaattcaaaatataagtttattcctcaaaagttatattatcgccttcaaagtactccccatcaactgcatcagtatagccatcagagccgtcttcgattattccattacttcctttcgactGCTTCGGCTGCTAAAACGCCTTCCCCGCAGTTATTTTTTGACTCGagtaaacatcaaaaaaaatcgTAGGGGGCCATGTCAAGTGAATTCGATGGGTATTGGATGGTATTCggttcgttcttggtcaaaaattgacGGATAATGATGACATTACGCGGCGGTTTATTCTCTTGGTGCAAAATCcgcgagttgttttcccacaaatccttttgGCGAATTGATGCACGTAAATGTCTCATATCGTCCAAAAAATAGTccttattaaatttctttttttaccgaaaacgacgtgtttttttttttttggtgtcttAGTTCATTCGGAGATCTCTACTCACTCACCTGTTGTTTTATGTCTGGATTTCGTGTCGTACTCGTAAACCCATGTCTCGTTTCCAGTGATGATGCgcttgatgaatgttgggtcgagTTCAGCCTTGGAAGTCATGTTTTTGGTGATATCAACGCGATCCctttttacatgaaattcagattctttgggaccaactttgcagcaacacggcgcatTCCCAAATCATGAACTATAATGTCTTGAACGAATTCATAAGCAAtattcaagtcctctgccagctttctgatggttaatttgcggtttttaatcaatttttctttcactttcttgAATTTTTCATCAGTTTGCGATGTCAATGACCTGCCACTATGTTcatcatcctcgatggactcacgctCTCTTCTGAAGCCTTCATGCCACTGGTAAACgggtgttttctttagagtatcactACCAAAATAGTTTTCCTCTTCGCTGCATTCGAAAAGCGTTGCCAAGTTGTAGCCCACAAGAAAGATAGAAGCTCAAAATCTCTCAAAATTCTATTGAAGGCTTTAGAGACATGCCCCTGAATTTCAGTGTATAAGAGAAAAGCCAGCTGCACCCAAAAAAGCCGCTTCAATCGAAACGTCAATAAAAGTCGAAGTGAGTATTTTAGTTTCTAAGAAACGGTCATGGAAATCAGTGCGAATTACAAAacctttttcgtagattttttaagaaaaatgcaaCAATATGGCAATAAATCGTTGGATATGATGGGTTTCCAGCAATTGCCgtttgaaaaatgtatcaatttatttgcaaatattcaaaaaaattttcaaatagcaCAATTTGGCTGAACACCTTCATTTCAgtcttgtttttttatatgaaaactgAAATGtgttagaaaatttttattaaattctgaTTTTTGACTTGACTTTTTATATGAGAATGAGATATGgtagacattttttattaacatgcCTATTTTTTACATCAATACCTAGAAATAATAATCACACGGCGCATCCTCTTATAAGCTCAAGAGTTGAGAATTTGTtgctcttgatttttttttcttgtttttttttaataacgtttttattaagtaaaaaaaatattttgtgtgatagcaaatctttattttgcccTTTACGCATTCCATTACTTGTCCATTTGTATTCTGCtgctgtctaattcacaagtgtcaaatataattggcgcatgaCGCCATTTgtagaaattagaaattttccGAGAGGGTGACTCATTTTGCGCCATCCTATATAATCAATGAAAACTCTTTCAAATACTTTATAGTAAAACATTCccgtacaatttttcttttttaaaaattgcattttaaatcTCTTAAGCCCTTAACGGGTATTCTTCGTCGCTTCACTTTCGCACACCATTGCACTTtatccatttttttcttcattcgcTTGTCTGATTAGACTCTCTTAGTATAGCGGCAAAGTTGTATGCctcatttttcacacaaaaatagaagaaaagcaCTAAGTCGATGgaaagaaaattacttttaaaatttgtaaaatggcGTTACTCTCTAAGggttaatatttcataaatttggCTTTAGCATGAAATAAAATACACAAATCTAACCGGTTTTTCACATAAATTAGTGCGCATAAAATAGTCTATTCACATTCCTATTCACAattgcatactttcaggcggAAAGTAGTCTCCTCAATTAATGCATTCGCTTGTACTCACTCACACCAATAGCGCGCTCCGTATGCCACCCCAACTCGTCACTTCCATTCGTCACTCTCTTGTAACAAAGCTGCTAGTGCGTAAGTTgagcaccaccaccaccaacagcTATTCGTTTCACTTTAACTTGCGCGCTTTGTTGTTGCATGGCACAATGTTTACCTCAGCATGTGACCGGCTGGCACGTTGCACATCAAACAACCGCTACGTGAAGTGGAATTCATAAAATTCAGCTTTCGCCAACTGAAAATGCTGGGTACCTGTTAAGTGACGCGCGCCGAGATACAACACCTCAAATGTTTGCGACGACACCGACCACGCGACCACACGACACAGTGTGGCCAACGCGAAGCGAAAGAAAATTACAGTCAAAAATagtggtacaaaatattttttttgatttgtagctgtatttattgtatttaaaaaacaaagatgaatattctgaaaattttgcaataataaataataaataaattttgtttattagttgaaaataattattaataaagtcCTAATGGAGTTCAAGGTTTCCacaacattttaatatttacaaatatgaaCTAAGCATTGACAACTCTGCTTCCAAAATGGCATGCGCTTTTGCTGGATACTGAATGGGTTGTGTTGCCTGCTGCTGCGGGCTCGTCTTTTGTTTACGTTAAATACCGCGTTCCGACGCAACAATTCCGATTGGTGTATTGGAAAGCGGGCGCGCAGCAATGCGAGTAGCTGGAAGTTGGTGCTCTCAAGGTTTTTATATGTGTGTAAGTGCATTGCGTGTTGCTATTTGCTTGTagcttcttttgttttgttgttacttTTTTCGGTACTCAGGTTTTTCAGATACATTTCTGGCATGGCCGCTAAACTACAGCTGATTGTTGGGTGCAATTGAAGTGGCTTGCCTTCAGCATGCACACACATTTGTATAGACTTGTTTGTATAACTgagaattgaaatgaaataaagagACAAAtagagaaatttaatttaatttaatgttaggCGTTTTCGATTCGTCAACCACTTAAAggcttgtaaataaaatatgtaagtgggctgttaaatatgtatttggtagcgctgatttatttattatggcAGTATTTTGTTGTATATTAGCGGCAAAACAACAGTCAACTCTGTTAACCCAGCGATGGCTGTACTGGTATAAACTTTCATTAGCTGCTTTCAAGTCATCAGCCACCTGGCGAGAAGTGAACAAAGAAACAAATGTCCTTGAATCCTGATGATTTGGCAGCGCTGTattacttaattaaattttttttaaatatttttttatatatttttgttaatattttgttacatgtatgtatatatttttaaaaatttttttttatatattttttttatatacttttgttaatattttattattttttatttttttatattatttcttttaatatttttatatatttttttaatattttattttttacttttttatattatttttttaaatatttttttttatatacagtgGAGGCTGGGTATAAGGAACCCCCGGTATAATGAACACCTCGATATAGTGAACACCTAGAAATTTACATTGAGTACTCTAAATAGTGAACTATCGACAACTTGAAATAGTGAACAAAGCTTTAAACGCAACGGCAAGCataaactgttaaaaaaaaaacttaaacagaAATAAAGTCGGGTATTCCCCGAAATTGctcattttatgttttttttactgGAAAAGCTgctgctatgtatttggtgccAGTCTTTATTTATCTCTTGTCGGGTGCAAAACGCTTCTGAGTGAATGTGTAatgttttatgtgtttttaaaaGTGTTTATGTGCTAATAAATTAAGTGTTATCATGCCTGTGAGGAAATTCCTTCCATTAAAGCAAAAACTTGATATTGCTCAAAAACTCGAGAAAGGTGCTAGTGTTTCATccatagcaaaaatttatggtGTGGCCAAATCAACAGTTtcgggaataaaaaaaaatgctcgtaGTATTATATCCCACCAGGCAGTCGGAGCATCTAAGCGGAAGACTCTTAAAAAAGGCGAGTATCCCCGCATGGAGAAGATGTTATACAAGTGGTTTATAGCTCAACGAAACAAAAATTGTCCAGTTACTGGGGAAATGCTTAAGAAAAAAGCAATGAACCTGCACGCTGACTTAAAGGAAAAAGAAGGTAGTTTTCATGCCACCCCCGGTTGGTTATCTGGATTTAAAACTCGCTTTGGAATCCGACTTTTAAAAGTGTGTGGCGAGAAACTTTCATCGGATATCCAGGCAACTGATCcctttaagcaaaaactcagaAACATTATTTACGAATTGAAGCTTTGCGAGGACCAAGTATATAACGCAGACGAGACCGGCTTGTTTTGGAAAATGCTTCCTGATAGAACGTATGTCAGCCAAACAGAAAAAACAGCTCCGGGGAGAAAAGCAGAAAAGGCCAGAATTACTTTTCTTGCATGTACAAATGCAACTGGTCAGCATAAAGTCAAACCGTTAATAATTGGGCATGCCAAGAAGCCGCGCTCCTTTAAGGCTTATGACATCCCGGTAGACATCGGAACTCTAAGAATGCATGGATGACCGCCAACATTTTCAGAGAATGGTTTCACCATTGCTTCGTCCCTCaggtacatacatttataatgCAACTCTTGACATTTTTGCAGAGTATTTattcgtttttaatttatattaggtTCAAAAGTATTTACTACAGAAAGGATTACCAGCCAAAGCTATCCTTTTGCTTGATAACGCCCCTTGCCATCCACCAGAAGATGAACTTAAAACTGCTGATGGATCCATATTCGTGATTTATATGCCTCCAAATATAACGCCTTTAATTCAGCCTATGGATCAAAATGTGATTCGCTTAACTAAGTTGTATTACAAAAAGCATCTCCTGCTTTTAGCTGTAGGAAAGGATGACATCACACAATTTCTTAAACATTTAACTTTAAAGGAAGCTGTATCATTTTTAATGCTTGCTTGGAATCAGCTGCAGGCAAATGTAATAGTAAAATGTTGGAAGCCTTTATTAGAATGCTTAAATACTACAGAAGCAAATGAAAGCGAGGATGAAGACGAGCTTACTTCGTGAAAAAATATAGCAGGAAAAATGTGAAGAAGTTCATGATATACAGGGTCTGCTGCAAATTGTATTACCGGAGGTAATTTTATTCACCCTCTTGACAAGCACCTGTTAATTAAGTTTGTATGTGAACATTATTTGTTTTAGGAAACCTACACTGAACAAGATATTGAGAAGTGGAATTCAATCCAAGTTGACGAAGAAATTGATTTAGATAATTATGCCATGGATACTGAAGAATCTGGTAGTGACAGCCAAGGCGAAGGACAGATCGGAAATTCAATAAAAGCTACTGAAGCCATTAAAAGCTTCGATATAGCTATCGCATGGGCTGAAGCTAACACCATTGACTATGCTGGCATACTAGTACTGAAAAGTCTACGCGAAAAAGCGGTCCAaaagtcaatttccgaacacaAACAGCAAACATCTATTCGTaaattctttcaataatatgtatgtatttttccaaatattactTTATACAAATAATctgttttgtttatataaaaaacctgAATTTAAAGCTAATAAAccaagttaaaacaaaaaaaatgtcaacctTAATATAGTGAACAACCTGGATACTGTGAACAGGCCTTGGAGAAATTAGTTCACTATATCCAGACTCcactgtattttttaaattttttttgtatatatttaaaaaaaaaactttaaatatatttttgttaatgtcttattatattttttttaatatttttgttaattttttttttatatatattttaaaaatttttttatacatgtatatttataagtttttttttatatattttttaatattttattatatatatttttttaattttttttatatatttttgttaatattttattatttttttatattatttttttttaataattttatatattttttttaatattttattttttatttttttatattatttttgttttttaatattttttatatacatttttttaatttttttgttttgtatatatttaaaaaaatggatatatttttgttaatgtcttattatattttttttttaatatttttattaatatttttttttatatattttaaaaatgtttttatatatattttttaatattttattatatacattttttaatattttattatatattttttttaatatttttttatatattttttttttaatttttttttttttttttaatatttttatatttgcaatgTTCATAATTCACGTTCAATGTTCATGCATACttgtaaagttaaaaattttaaagcaatttgttgTGGCCAAAGAAACGCAAACGACAAAAAATGCATCGAAACATATACAAATGGGTAACGAACGtttaaatttggtaaaaatagGCAAAATCCTTAAAATATTTCTACTTTCATCTACTTGAAAGACCTTGCTTAGACCAGAGCTTGTCGCTTGTGAGCTAAGAGATTAAAAACAAAGTTGCTTGAACACCGCGAAACTGTTTTTTGTTgcaattataatacaaaattacaagTAAAATCACTcttcttcttaaattttttttttacgtgcaCATATGTAGGTGCGAGTTTGACAGGCACCTAAGTGTGCCATGGTGTAAGTGCTTGGTCTTTTTTCTTGAGTGTTTTGACGAAGTTGCTgtgcaaaatcaaaattttggccTTTAGATTGCCTGAATCAAGATTGTCTTACCAATTCGTCTATGGTTGCCGAATCATACagtatttcgaaaaaatgttcAAGGAATAATAGACAAACGGTCCTAATAGTTCTAATGGTCTCAggacccttcccatcagtaatgactgaaattttgaaaggtgcactggctacactcagtagttGCGGTCTGAGAGTCAACTCTGATAAAACCGAGTTGATGCTATTCTCCAAGAAATACAAGCATccgccttttaagcttccaagactaaacagCCATCGGAAGTcaggtatcttggtgtaatacttgaccccaagctccacagaaagctgcacatagaaagtcgagttaagaaggccaataaAGCCTtttacgcctgtaaatctatgttcggcaaaaaaaggggtctcaagccacgtgtcgtactttggatgtacaacttagtggttctgccaattttgacatacggccACCTAGTGTGGTGGGTAGCTCTCCAGAAACGATACAACatcactaaactagagagagtgcagcgaactgcatgtgtgggcatcactggtgcttgtagaacatgccccactgctgcgctcaacgttattctccgCTTatttcctgtggatctgcaggtcaaatccattgctgctcagagcgctatcaGGTTGAAGGAGCTCTGGGAGACaatggcctctggagacaatttcctgtaggacatagtagtaTCTTGAAGCAGATATCCCCTTCCTTCTCAGTTCTTCGCACTGAtatctccatccgcaaactgtattttgagggttgtgctaaagctatctttccgagcatgCAAGACTGgaagaggggagagtcggcacggatataggtacctctgttttcactgatggatccaaaatggaatctggagtgggagcggcggttttctctaaatcagccagcattttgGTCTCCTTTAAattgccggaaacgagcagcgtttttcaagcagaggtcttcgcgatcctgcaggcatgcaaaatgcctcaacatcgctgttgggagggagacattaatattttttcaaggcaCTGTTGCAGCTcccttctggtgaactcctgtaaggaggaactcaaacatctggatcgagcaggaaacatctccctcatctgagttcctgggcacaggaatatagagggaaatgagattgccgacgagcttgccaggaaggagtcgacagaaccggtttcagctatCCCCCTtgcagacatcggtgtccctttgtccgttgttaaagtgaaattacacaattttattcTAAGAAAAGGGCAAGACAAATGGAGGTATGTGTCAtcgtgcgctatttcgaaaacactatggcctcaatacgatagaaatagaacgcttaaggtgatgataatcccccgccattcaaattccaaactcattgcggtgttcactggtcactgggtgatcggtactcatgcggagaagcttggaattccgtacgacccctattgcagaagctgtgagctcctacagagaaagagactgttgaacattttctctgcaagtgtccggctctggcggctaggcgcttgagattccttagcgtgccttttggggatggcttgaagaaattccccagcctagatcccttttctctcctccactacatcaacagcactagatggctgtagaaggttttctcttcccaataatttttctttgcacaggtaatggtccacattatggtatcaaaacggcacgtacataagtgctacttgaagtgtgcctgtggcactcttgccattttacctacctacctatagaCAAACGGTGTTGAGTTCAACCATTTCGTTTTCGGGTTGAATGCATCTTCTCTTCGGCAGAACTGAATCCACTTTCCCAACAAAGTTGCGTCCGAGGGGAAACCGAAAAAACTTAAAGATTGGTTGCCTACGGTTTTTACGCTATCACAATTTAAAACCCGgcacttaaaaatattaattttaatttaaaaaaaagtcattttaAATAACGCACAATAATTCGTAAACAAGCCGCTGCCATGGCATGAGCATTGATTGTGTTCATTtatttcgtatatcactaacgcaagctaaattttgttaaacacatcccaagtgacgtcagtcCATCagttgattctgtcaaattcgttgCCAAAGAACGGTGTGTTATCAAgaacacctctaaaaatctctTCACTATGACAATTCACCACTCTATGCTCACTTGAGAGTTCCACTAACGCCAAGCAAACATTCGTTGTGAAAGCAGCAACAGTAAAGCGATGTTCAAGCAAATTcgttattgtttaattttattgtagtgaaattattattagtaattagtaaaattattaataaatcaaattCAGCTTTTCGTGCCACATTACACCAAAAACTCATTTGGACTTCTCCTGcctctatatatacatacatatatacagtatGTCGAGAATGAGTTCCGAcactgaaaataaattcaatttttcgatttcaattgaaaaaaatagcacAAATACACCTAAGTTATATTTTGTATGTGCAATGCAGTTGATGGGCTCAGAAAAAGTGATGCGAGACAAAATTTTTTGCCACATTGGACCTTCGAAAAACATCGAAAATGAATAATCCAGCCGTTATTTCTCAATTCACTACTCGTTTGGCTATGGAATCATTTTTCAGCAACGAATTACTATCCCTGGGAATCTTGtagtcaaccaaccaaccggagCCGCTACACGCATAGCGAAGAGGCAAAAAGCTTCGTCAAAAAACTAGTTTCTATTGTATTTTATGTAAGAATCCAGTAAGTCAACAGCACTCAAAAAcctcttataaagggtggttaaatttcaagggccgatgttgaatgtgaaccacacctaaacgtcaagtttttttctgcatttcatttgacatttttcaatttcaggctaactcaatttgaaccatggaaagatacacaatcgagcaatgcgttccatacgtaattgagccataccaatattatcataataaagagaaatgacaataatttcctaaaaaaattgtattttattcaaaatcaacaccggcccttaaaatttaaccacccttataTGTTTTGCTTGCCTACCACCGAATCcgtaaataaatatcatttcatattttatcagaaatttcattgtaatcaaCTTGTTTTTATTCAACCTTCTTGGAAATGAGTTAgaataaagaacaaaacaaaaaaaaaactttttttcacaaaacaaaatattttcaacaattgTTTTTGCTTCTGTGGTAGCTCAATGCATGCCAAAAAAATGGAAAGGCTAAACtttactaccacgatatatttggaCGGGGGGCGGAGAGGGAGGGGGCGTGTCCACCATGCCCAATAGAAAGAGCAAAGTCACACCATTGTAACGATGAAAGTCCCAAACTCCTAGGGTCACTATAGAACCCCCaggaaaagcttaaaaattaggtttttacGATCGTATTTGCAAATTGTACTCAAATATCGTTGAAGAGAAATTTATAAAGCAATTATTAACGcagcaagcatttaacttaggttttataattcatactatttatgaaaatgttgtattaTCGTAAAATGTATACTAAGAGACActggcaaaaaatttattattttcataaaaattatattttatgattttttttgtttttgtttttttgtacattCTCAAACAAAAAAGCGTCGCAgccgaaaatttggaataaaaaattgtttcttccaaattttcacttattatgaaaatattattttagcgcgattttttagtccaaattttcaatattttttaaaataatgatttatcgATTCattgcgcgattttttatttcaaattttcacttattatgaaaatattattttagccaaatttttagtccaaattttcactatttttgaaaataatgatttatcgATTCattgcgcgattttttattccaaattttcaatttttatgaaaatattatattttatttcgattttttagtccaaattttcactatttttgaaaataatgatttatcgAAGGCCAAAGgtttatttaactattttaaaaaCTGCAAAGTTCTATCGAACCCCATGCAGGGTTGACTGGGTTTTTCGGTTTCGCTCTATTTTTCTCACTATCGTTTTTTTGACAATTCGTCCCGCACTACAATTCGTTCTGCACGGTATTACAAACGcttagaagaacatttgtaataatagaattttaataaaattcgtagtattattaggaaaaaatagctttaaatcaaatcttgaattaataaaaagtgtTCGAATTCTGTTACTTtactgtgtttgtatttaagtaaaataaccGTTTGTAAAGCGCATTTATTCAAGCTCatgcaaaaaacgaaaatttttaacgttaaatattgctattaattatAAATCAAAAGGCCGATATACTGACTACATTTgtgttttataatttcattttgttataaaatctaAGCTGTAGAAAGAATTacaggtgtaattaataaaggaggcaaaaaaaaaaataataataataataattttcaaattcggTCCACGCATTTAGCCATTATAAGCAAATTTATCGTGGCAGCAATGGAaaggtaagaaattaaaaatatataaaaatattcggtCCGAGCCAAATTTAGGACTTCCTTACTTTTTGGTATTTTGAGAACTCCCTTTTACCTCCTAACCCTCTTACCATATCCAGCGCGTGTATACCAATCATATATCACAATTCATCTAGGCTTAATATATCAAATAATCTGAACTAATTAACACTACTTTATAAATTTCGAatacataaaaaagaaatacgaaaaTACAAATCTACATTCAATTTCGTACTTTGCATCTGTACTCTTCTTTTGCGCACTCACCTTATAGCAGTTCGTCCAACAGCTGCGCTTATCGT harbors:
- the LOC129248880 gene encoding LOW QUALITY PROTEIN: jerky protein homolog-like (The sequence of the model RefSeq protein was modified relative to this genomic sequence to represent the inferred CDS: inserted 2 bases in 1 codon; substituted 1 base at 1 genomic stop codon) translates to MPPNITPLIQPMDQNVIRLTKLYYKKHLLLLAVGKDDITQFLKHLTLKEAVSFLMLAWNQLQANVIVKCWKPLLECLNTTEANESEDEXTSLLREKIXQEKCEEVHDIQGLLQIVLPEETYTEQDIEKWNSIQVDEEIDLDNYAMDTEESGSDSQGEGQIGNSIKATEAIKSFDIAIAWAEANTIDYAGILVLKSLREKAVQKSISEHKQQTSIRKFFQ